The genomic segment CAGCGGGCCAAACCATGCGCTGAAGGCAACCTGCTGCTCGTCGGAGAACGTCTGGCCGCGCAGAATGACGACGCCATGTTCCTCGAAGGCGTGGCTCCAGAGGCCGAATGTGTTTTCGTTCAAGGGTTGCGACAGATCGAGATCGACAATCTCAGCGCCAAAGCCCGTGGAAAACGGGCGCACCTGTGCTTGTGACATAGCGTATCCTCCCCATCCGCTTTTAGCATGAAATCATCCGCGATGGCATCAGCGGAGAAGGTGGGCAGCCAGGACACGCGTGGTGTTCGTCCCACGAATCACTTTAAAACAGCGATGGATTTGAGCACCGCCACTTTTACACGGCCGAACCGACGCCTCATGGACCGCTAATGGTTGCGGCAGAGCGACCCAGCCGGTTTTGCTCCCGATTTGAAGAGGGAACTTCACGATGAATTTCGAAACCTTGCGCCAACAAGCGTCGACGGCATTGCAGACCGCCCTGCAATGGCTGGTCAGCCCACAATTTTACGCGCAGATCGGCGCCATCATCGTCGCCCTCGCGATCGCTTATTTCGTCGCGCAGAAAGTCCGCTCGCGCTCCGGCCTGTTCTCGTCGGCACCAGACGACGGACCGATGCTGCGGCTGCGGCAATGGCTGTTCACCTGCCGTGATCTCCTCTTCCCCGTCTTCACGGTTCTGGCGCTCGCCATCGCGGCCGAACTGGTGCAATCGGCGGTCGGCGCGGCGTGGCTGGTGCGCATCGCCCAGGGCCTTGCGGTGGTCGGCGTTCTCTATACGGCGATCAATCGGTTCATCACCCATCCGATCATCAATTCACTGGCGCGGTGGATCGGCATTCCCATTGCCGCCCTCTATGTGTTCGGCGTTCTCGGCGCCGTCGTCGGCTATCTCGATTCCATTTCGCTCGAGGTCGGCAATATCCGTCTATCGGTTTACACAATGGCCAAGGCGCTGCTCGCCGCGGCCATTCTGTTCTGGCTCGGCCGCGCCTCCAACGATGCCGGCCAAAAGGTCATCCGCAAGCAGGAAGCCTTCGATATTCCGACGCGCGAACTGTTGGCGAAAGCCTTCCAGATCGCGCTGTTCCTGTTGATCTTCGTCCTGTTGCTGCAGGTTCTCGGGCTTGATCTCACGGCTCTCACCGTCTTCGGCGGCGCGCTCGGCGTCGGCCTCGGCTTTGGCATGCAGCAGATTTCGTCGAATTTCGTCTCCGGCATCATCCTTTTGATCGAACGCTCGATGAAGGTCGGCGATTATGTCGACCTTGGTGGCGATCGAGCCGGCGTGCTCCAGGAAATGAACATGCGTTCGAGCACGCTACGCACGAGCGATGGCCGCGACATTCTGGTGCCGAACGAGAAGTTCATCACCTCCGAATTCATCAACTGGACAAAGAGCGATCTGCATCACCGCTGCGAGATCAAATTCGCCATCGGCTATGATGTCGACATTCACCGCGTGCCGGCGATCGTCGAAGCGGCCGTCAAACAGCACCCACAGGTGCTGAACGCGCCCGCGCCGCCGACCTGTCGCTTGCTCAACTTCGGCGGCAACGTCAATTTCGCCGTCACTTATTGGGTGGCCGGGATCGACAGCTACAGCTCGCCGATCCAGTTCCTCATCTGGGACGCGCTGAAAAGCGCCGAGATCAAAATCCAGCCGTCGTGAGCGCTTATTCCTCAAACCGCTCCGACACGCCCACCGGCTTGCGCGGCGCAATCGAGGGATCATGGGCGCGCGCAGGCGCGCCGGAATCGCGGAAGCGGTTGACGATCGGATAGCGGCGATCGCGGCCGAAGTTCTTGCGCGTCACCTTCACGCCCGGCGCTGACTGGCGGCGCTTATATTCGGCGATGTAGAGCAGGCGCTCGACCTTCTTCACCGTTTCGAGATCGTGACCGCGCGCGACGATGTCGGACACCCGCATTTCCTTCTCGACCAGGCATTCCAGCACATCGTCGAGCACATCATATTCCGGCAGCGAGTCCTGGTCCTTCTGGTTCTCGCGCAGTTCAGCCGTCGGCGGCTTAACGATGATGTTGTTGGGGATGACTTCGCCATCCGGCCCCATGGCGCCTTCCGGCTTCCAGCGGTTGCGCAGGTGACACAGGCGGAACACCTGCATCTTGTAGAGATCCTTAATCGGATTAAAGCCGCCGTTCATGTCGCCATAGATGGTGGCATAGCCAACCGACATTTCCGACTTGTTGCCGGTGGTCACCAGCATCGAGCCGAACTTGTTCGACACCGACATCAGCAAGGTGCCACGGGCGCGCGACTGCAGGTTTTCTTCAGTCGTGTCGCGCGGCTTGCCTTGGAACAGCGGTTTCAAAACGCTCTCAAGCCCTTCGACCGCCGGTGCGATCGGCAGAATGTCGTAGCGCACGCCCAACGCACTGGCGCAGCCCTGCGCATCCGACAGCGACTCATTGGAGGTGAAGCGATAGGGCAGCATGATGCAGTGAACGCGCTCAGGCCCCAGCGCATCGACGGCGAGCGCGGCGCAGATCGCCGAATCGATGCCCCCCGACAGGCCCATGACGACGCCGGGAAAGCGGTTCTTGTTCACATAGTCGCGCAGGCCCACCACGCAGGCGGTGTAGTCGGCCTCATCGCCTTCCGGCACGAGCGCGCGCTCACCCGGCAGGCAATGCCAGCCTTTTGGGCCACGCTCCCAGATCGACACGGTGAGATCCTCGCGGAAGGCCGGCATCTGGAAGGCCAGTGAACGATCGGCGTTCAGCGCGAAGGAGCCGCCGTCGAACACCAGTTCGTCCTGACCGCCGACCTGGTTGAGATAGAGCAGCGGCAGGCCGGATTCGGTGACGCGCGCCACCGCGATCCCCATGCGCTCCTCTTGCTTGCCGCGCCAATAGGGCGAGCCATTGGGCGAGAGCAGGATTTCAGCGCCGGTTTCCACCAGGCATTCGACGATATCGGCGCCCCAGATGTCCTCGCAGATCGGCACGCCCAAGCGCACGCCACGAAACACGATCGGTCCCGGCATCGGCCCCTGGGTGAAGACGCGCTTTTCGTCGAAAACGCCATAGTTGGGCAGATCGACCTTGAAGCGCACCGCCTCGATACGGCCGCCGTCGAGCAGTGCATAGGCGTTGTAGAGCCCGCCATTCTCGGCCCAGGGCAGACCGATCAGCACCGCCGGGCCGCCGTCGGCGGTCTCGCGCGCCAGATCCTCCAGGGTGGCGCGGCAGGCCTCTTGAAAGGCCGGCTTCAGCACCAGATCCTCGGGCGTATAGCCGGCGAGATAGAGTTCGGAGAACAGCACCAGGTCGGCGCCCTGGGCGCGGGCCTTGGTCCGGGCCTCGCGCACGCGGTCGGCATTGCCGCCGACGTCGCCAACGATACAATCGATCTGCGCCAGGGCGATCGCCAAACGGTCGGTTGGGCGATCGGCGGGGCGGGAGGAAGCTTTTGCGCTCATATCCGGCATGTAGCCCGCCGACGCAGCAGCGGCAATGCGGCGGGCGCATTTCGCCAAGAGCAAATCGCGTTTCGATAGAAACGCGATTTTGCCTA from the Beijerinckia sp. 28-YEA-48 genome contains:
- a CDS encoding mechanosensitive ion channel domain-containing protein, which encodes MNFETLRQQASTALQTALQWLVSPQFYAQIGAIIVALAIAYFVAQKVRSRSGLFSSAPDDGPMLRLRQWLFTCRDLLFPVFTVLALAIAAELVQSAVGAAWLVRIAQGLAVVGVLYTAINRFITHPIINSLARWIGIPIAALYVFGVLGAVVGYLDSISLEVGNIRLSVYTMAKALLAAAILFWLGRASNDAGQKVIRKQEAFDIPTRELLAKAFQIALFLLIFVLLLQVLGLDLTALTVFGGALGVGLGFGMQQISSNFVSGIILLIERSMKVGDYVDLGGDRAGVLQEMNMRSSTLRTSDGRDILVPNEKFITSEFINWTKSDLHHRCEIKFAIGYDVDIHRVPAIVEAAVKQHPQVLNAPAPPTCRLLNFGGNVNFAVTYWVAGIDSYSSPIQFLIWDALKSAEIKIQPS
- a CDS encoding NAD+ synthase, with protein sequence MSAKASSRPADRPTDRLAIALAQIDCIVGDVGGNADRVREARTKARAQGADLVLFSELYLAGYTPEDLVLKPAFQEACRATLEDLARETADGGPAVLIGLPWAENGGLYNAYALLDGGRIEAVRFKVDLPNYGVFDEKRVFTQGPMPGPIVFRGVRLGVPICEDIWGADIVECLVETGAEILLSPNGSPYWRGKQEERMGIAVARVTESGLPLLYLNQVGGQDELVFDGGSFALNADRSLAFQMPAFREDLTVSIWERGPKGWHCLPGERALVPEGDEADYTACVVGLRDYVNKNRFPGVVMGLSGGIDSAICAALAVDALGPERVHCIMLPYRFTSNESLSDAQGCASALGVRYDILPIAPAVEGLESVLKPLFQGKPRDTTEENLQSRARGTLLMSVSNKFGSMLVTTGNKSEMSVGYATIYGDMNGGFNPIKDLYKMQVFRLCHLRNRWKPEGAMGPDGEVIPNNIIVKPPTAELRENQKDQDSLPEYDVLDDVLECLVEKEMRVSDIVARGHDLETVKKVERLLYIAEYKRRQSAPGVKVTRKNFGRDRRYPIVNRFRDSGAPARAHDPSIAPRKPVGVSERFEE